In one window of Tenacibaculum mesophilum DNA:
- a CDS encoding ABC transporter ATP-binding protein: MISIHNISKTYGSTQVLNIEELKIPSGQAFGLVGNNGAGKTTLFNLLLDLIRPTTGEIVNNEVIVNKSENWKTFTGSFIDETFLIGYLTPEEYLDFVGDLRGMNKADVKAFLAQFDEFFNEEILGKKKYLRSLSKGNQKKVGIVAAMMGNPQVIILDEPFANLDPTTQIRLKKIIKKLTENNDVTVLVSSHDLSHVTEVCGRIVVLDKGNVVKDINTSQETLKELESYFSE; this comes from the coding sequence ATGATATCTATACATAATATTTCAAAAACATACGGAAGTACACAAGTCTTAAACATAGAAGAGTTGAAGATTCCAAGCGGACAAGCTTTTGGGCTAGTAGGGAATAATGGAGCAGGAAAAACAACCCTGTTTAACCTGTTATTAGATTTAATTAGACCAACCACAGGAGAGATTGTAAATAATGAAGTAATTGTAAACAAAAGCGAGAATTGGAAAACGTTTACAGGGTCGTTTATAGATGAAACTTTTTTGATAGGATATTTAACACCAGAAGAATATTTGGATTTTGTTGGAGATTTACGCGGGATGAATAAAGCTGATGTAAAAGCTTTTTTAGCTCAGTTTGACGAGTTTTTTAATGAGGAGATTTTAGGAAAGAAAAAATACTTACGAAGCTTAAGTAAAGGAAACCAAAAAAAAGTAGGTATTGTTGCTGCAATGATGGGAAATCCACAAGTGATAATTTTAGATGAACCTTTTGCAAACTTAGACCCTACAACACAAATTCGATTAAAAAAAATAATTAAAAAATTAACAGAAAATAATGATGTAACTGTATTAGTTTCTAGTCACGATTTAAGTCATGTAACGGAGGTGTGTGGGCGTATCGTAGTCTTAGATAAAGGAAATGTTGTAAAAGATATAAATACATCACAAGAAACTTTAAAAGAGCTAGAAAGCTATTTTTCTGAATAA
- a CDS encoding DUF5687 family protein yields the protein MIAHFLKLEWKQFFRSSYFGKSIALKIIMGFFALYMLVSFLMIGIGGYFFIKKEYPNTDPLFFVNGFLVFLLLGDLIFRYLMQKLPVLNIKPFLNLPVKKEKLVHFVLGKSAVSFFNIMPLFFYVPFSIVLIGQGYDIMGVLGWLFLMVMLVLSANYVNFLINKNNYALGVMIVVLAILFFGNKYQLFNVNDVFAPVFQSVYNLPAFALIGVVLLIGLYYINFKLLREKAYLDDAIKSKEEVAKESDLSFVDRLGDVAPFIKNDIRQIWRNKRTKTVFFMSFIFLFYGTIFFGEETYREKMPAFLVFAAIFVTGGFTINYGQFIPAWDSEYYNMLMSQNIRYRKFLESKWYLMVVMSGALYLLSIPYAYFYGVNIFLMITAGAIFNIGFNSLFLLFAGSFNRKRIDLNKSGFSNYQGTSATHFLIIIPIIGIPMFLFWVFNKFVSFNAGVLAIAIAGALALAFKNYFMNIIEKRYIKSKYASIHAFSQKS from the coding sequence ATGATTGCACATTTTTTAAAGTTAGAGTGGAAGCAGTTTTTTCGCTCTTCTTATTTCGGAAAAAGTATTGCATTAAAAATTATCATGGGCTTTTTTGCATTGTATATGCTAGTTTCATTTTTAATGATAGGAATAGGAGGGTATTTTTTCATTAAAAAAGAATATCCAAATACAGATCCACTTTTTTTTGTGAATGGATTTCTTGTTTTTTTATTACTTGGAGATTTAATTTTTCGCTACTTAATGCAAAAATTACCAGTACTAAACATTAAGCCGTTTCTAAACTTACCGGTAAAAAAAGAAAAGTTAGTCCATTTTGTATTAGGAAAATCAGCAGTGTCATTCTTCAATATAATGCCGTTGTTTTTTTATGTGCCTTTTTCAATAGTATTAATAGGTCAAGGCTATGATATTATGGGGGTTTTAGGATGGTTGTTTTTAATGGTTATGCTAGTGTTAAGTGCTAACTACGTAAATTTTTTAATAAATAAAAACAATTATGCACTAGGAGTAATGATTGTTGTACTAGCAATATTGTTTTTTGGAAATAAATACCAGCTGTTTAACGTAAATGATGTGTTTGCTCCTGTTTTTCAATCAGTATATAACCTTCCTGCTTTTGCATTAATAGGAGTGGTTCTATTGATAGGTTTATATTATATAAACTTTAAATTATTAAGAGAAAAAGCATATTTAGATGACGCTATAAAAAGTAAAGAAGAAGTAGCAAAAGAATCAGACTTATCTTTTGTTGATAGATTAGGAGATGTCGCGCCATTTATTAAAAATGATATTCGTCAAATTTGGAGGAATAAACGTACCAAAACAGTATTTTTTATGTCGTTTATATTTCTTTTTTACGGAACTATTTTCTTTGGAGAAGAAACATATCGAGAAAAAATGCCTGCTTTCTTAGTCTTTGCAGCAATTTTTGTGACAGGAGGTTTTACGATAAATTATGGACAATTTATTCCTGCGTGGGATAGTGAGTACTACAACATGCTTATGAGTCAAAATATTCGTTACCGAAAATTCTTAGAAAGTAAATGGTATTTAATGGTTGTAATGTCAGGAGCATTATACCTATTGAGTATTCCTTATGCTTATTTCTATGGAGTAAATATTTTTTTAATGATAACCGCAGGAGCAATATTTAATATTGGTTTTAACTCGCTCTTTTTGTTATTTGCAGGTTCTTTTAACCGAAAACGTATAGACCTAAATAAAAGTGGGTTTTCAAATTATCAAGGAACCAGTGCAACCCATTTTTTAATCATAATTCCCATAATCGGAATTCCTATGTTCTTATTCTGGGTTTTCAACAAGTTTGTGAGTTTCAATGCAGGAGTTTTAGCAATTGCAATTGCAGGAGCTTTAGCCTTAGCATTCAAAAACTACTTTATGAACATTATAGAAAAAAGGTATATTAAAAGTAAGTACGCATCAATACATGCATTCAGCCAAAAATCATAA
- a CDS encoding DUF4837 family protein, which yields MNKLIALFALIFITVSCKNKGEKSDYVLPTSNGNTNKILVVIKGNDWEGKIGDEIRSVFGEHQVGLPQPETLLSVGQIDPIGFKGFIRNARAVLILREGEKEKIAVEKNKYAEPQILVYATAKSKGALVDLIRNRGKEIIKLFKDEDVKFTQNIFKKEKLDESQFKTIKKLGISLTIPERFKLVEDTGDFLWLRQHLKSGIARGDGTNNILVYSYPLEDESKVEDNITRMRDTIGKKYIPGSKEGMHMITEQAYTPFTFDAEIDGRKAYETRGKWEVKNDFMAGPFINYSIIDKENNRVLVFEGFTYAPSVNKRDFIFELEAIAKSLKIK from the coding sequence ATGAATAAACTAATAGCATTATTTGCCCTGATTTTTATAACAGTTTCGTGTAAAAATAAAGGAGAGAAAAGCGACTATGTTTTACCAACATCAAATGGAAATACTAATAAAATATTAGTAGTAATTAAAGGAAATGATTGGGAAGGTAAAATTGGTGACGAAATTCGCTCTGTTTTTGGGGAGCATCAGGTAGGATTACCACAGCCTGAAACATTACTTTCAGTAGGACAAATAGACCCTATAGGATTTAAAGGTTTTATAAGGAATGCAAGAGCTGTTTTGATTCTTAGAGAAGGAGAAAAAGAAAAAATAGCAGTAGAAAAAAACAAATATGCTGAACCTCAAATTTTAGTTTATGCAACAGCTAAAAGTAAAGGAGCTTTGGTTGACTTGATTCGCAACAGAGGAAAAGAGATTATTAAATTATTTAAAGATGAAGATGTAAAATTTACTCAAAACATTTTTAAAAAAGAGAAATTAGACGAAAGCCAATTCAAAACAATAAAAAAATTAGGTATTTCATTAACCATTCCTGAAAGGTTTAAACTTGTTGAAGATACGGGAGACTTTTTATGGTTACGTCAACACTTAAAAAGCGGAATAGCAAGAGGAGATGGAACCAACAATATTTTAGTGTATAGTTATCCATTAGAAGATGAAAGCAAAGTAGAAGATAATATAACAAGAATGCGCGATACGATTGGTAAAAAATATATTCCAGGAAGTAAAGAAGGAATGCACATGATTACCGAACAAGCATATACACCATTTACTTTCGATGCAGAAATTGATGGAAGAAAAGCTTATGAAACTAGAGGTAAATGGGAAGTAAAGAATGATTTTATGGCAGGACCGTTTATTAATTACTCGATAATTGATAAAGAAAACAACCGTGTGCTTGTTTTTGAAGGCTTTACTTATGCACCTTCAGTAAATAAAAGAGATTTTATATTTGAGTTAGAAGCAATAGCAAAATCTTTAAAAATAAAATAA
- a CDS encoding lytic transglycosylase domain-containing protein, with protein MKKLLTLLLFTTSIFAQQPVDSLFIAKDSIDVVVNDSINLSQNQELFSTEDLKMIDSLLIEEKFNSSLFDSIQYVINDKDILGNTTTILTTDLLKKRLQDLNVKTPFHLEYNPALEKVINSYLKYRKKYYPALMARAQYYFPMFEQYLDQYDIPLEMKYLAIVESALRPDARSWVGATGLWQFMYGTGVQFDLKVNSYVDERQDPVKSTKAACQYLSQLYKIFGDWDLALAAYNSGPGNVSKAIKRSGGYKNYWNIRPFLPRETAGYVPAFYATMYIFEYAEKHHIYPEAPKIFNFETDTVRVKRTISFDQISEKTGIDSDLLAFLNPSYKLDIIPYVKEKNYAVRLPRRNLMDFLEKEKEIYALANEDDAKREKPLPKYFEMDKRIRYRVRSGDYLGKIANKFGVRVSDIKRWNGLRTHHLKIGQRLSVYPKRMAVPKKVSKKKYKAPTGKHEVYVVKEGDSLWTISKKYPSVSVDEIKKWNNIWSVKSLKPGMKLKIFKS; from the coding sequence ATGAAGAAATTATTAACACTACTACTTTTTACAACTTCAATTTTTGCGCAACAACCTGTTGATAGTCTTTTTATAGCTAAAGACAGTATTGATGTTGTGGTAAATGACTCTATAAACTTATCGCAAAACCAAGAGCTATTTTCTACAGAAGATTTAAAGATGATTGATAGCTTATTGATTGAAGAAAAATTTAATTCATCGTTGTTTGACAGTATTCAATATGTAATTAACGATAAAGATATTTTAGGAAATACAACCACAATTCTAACAACAGATTTATTAAAGAAAAGATTACAAGACCTAAACGTAAAAACACCGTTTCATTTAGAGTATAATCCTGCGTTAGAAAAAGTAATAAACAGTTATTTAAAATACCGAAAAAAATACTATCCAGCATTAATGGCTCGTGCTCAATATTATTTTCCAATGTTTGAGCAATACTTAGATCAATATGATATTCCGTTAGAAATGAAATATTTGGCTATTGTTGAGTCAGCATTAAGACCAGACGCTCGTTCTTGGGTGGGAGCTACAGGTTTATGGCAGTTTATGTATGGAACAGGTGTTCAGTTTGATTTGAAAGTAAATTCGTATGTAGATGAACGTCAAGATCCAGTAAAATCAACAAAAGCAGCTTGTCAATACTTAAGTCAACTATATAAAATTTTTGGTGATTGGGATTTAGCTTTAGCAGCATATAATTCGGGTCCAGGAAATGTATCAAAGGCAATAAAGCGTTCTGGAGGATATAAAAACTATTGGAATATCCGCCCTTTTTTGCCTCGTGAAACAGCAGGGTATGTACCAGCATTTTATGCAACGATGTATATTTTTGAGTATGCAGAAAAGCACCATATTTACCCTGAAGCACCGAAAATATTCAATTTTGAGACAGATACAGTTCGTGTAAAAAGAACCATTAGTTTTGATCAGATTTCAGAAAAAACAGGGATAGATTCTGATTTATTAGCGTTTCTAAACCCGTCGTATAAGCTAGATATTATTCCATATGTAAAAGAAAAAAATTATGCAGTTCGATTACCTCGAAGAAACTTAATGGACTTCTTAGAAAAGGAAAAAGAAATATATGCTTTAGCAAATGAAGATGACGCTAAAAGAGAAAAGCCATTACCAAAGTATTTTGAAATGGATAAACGTATTCGTTACAGAGTTCGAAGTGGAGATTATCTAGGTAAAATAGCTAATAAATTTGGAGTACGAGTAAGTGATATTAAACGTTGGAATGGTTTACGCACACATCATTTAAAAATAGGTCAGAGATTAAGTGTTTATCCTAAAAGAATGGCTGTTCCAAAGAAGGTTTCAAAGAAAAAATATAAAGCACCAACAGGTAAGCATGAGGTGTATGTTGTTAAAGAAGGAGATTCATTATGGACTATTTCAAAAAAATATCCATCAGTTTCTGTTGATGAAATTAAAAAATGGAACAATATTTGGAGTGTTAAGAGTTTGAAACCAGGAATGAAACTTAAAATATTTAAAAGCTAA
- a CDS encoding exodeoxyribonuclease III has product MKIISYNVNGIRAALKKGFIDWLQAANPDVICIQETKAHKEQLDVTEFENAGYPYHYWFSAEKKGYSSVAIFCKEEPNHVEYGTGIESMDFEGRNLRVDFDEVSVMSMYLPSGTNSARLDYKFNYMDEILTYATELRKEIPNLVICGDYNICHEEIDIHNPKMKGVSGFLPEEREWLGKFINSGFIDSFRHLHPEKQEYSWWSYRANARANNKGWRIDYNMVTEPLKDKISRAYILPEAKHSDHCPIAVELDL; this is encoded by the coding sequence CGAACCCTGATGTAATATGTATTCAAGAAACCAAAGCTCATAAAGAACAATTAGATGTAACTGAGTTTGAAAACGCTGGGTATCCATACCATTATTGGTTTTCAGCAGAGAAAAAAGGGTATTCATCAGTAGCAATTTTTTGTAAAGAAGAACCAAACCATGTAGAGTATGGTACAGGAATAGAATCTATGGATTTTGAAGGGAGAAATCTTCGTGTAGATTTTGATGAGGTCTCTGTAATGAGTATGTATTTACCTTCAGGAACTAATAGTGCTCGATTAGACTATAAGTTCAACTACATGGATGAAATTTTAACCTATGCTACAGAGTTAAGAAAAGAAATTCCTAACTTGGTTATTTGTGGAGATTACAACATCTGTCATGAAGAAATAGATATTCACAACCCGAAAATGAAAGGAGTATCTGGGTTTTTACCAGAAGAGCGTGAATGGCTAGGGAAGTTTATCAATAGTGGATTTATTGATAGTTTCCGTCACTTGCACCCAGAAAAACAAGAGTATTCTTGGTGGAGTTATCGAGCAAATGCAAGAGCGAATAATAAAGGTTGGCGTATTGATTACAACATGGTAACCGAACCATTAAAAGATAAAATTTCAAGAGCATATATTTTACCAGAAGCAAAACATTCAGATCATTGCCCAATTGCAGTTGAATTAGATTTATAA